One stretch of Thermodesulfovibrio thiophilus DSM 17215 DNA includes these proteins:
- a CDS encoding conjugal transfer protein TraF yields MVRILLTIITVLMLYVPVLAQDNNAKEAQKNSNDSETDAKQSTFYDKSQKPGWWWYKDFKKEKPEQQPKQESNQTTKEQQPEQKRQQPEYKPLKEYTYEELLYMHPDEFAKLYDYYLKKAVQKPTEESVYEFYNIQDVARKKALLFANISGFVWQKYPELTTERDVPIVGPGITQKAEMIKEEVRQYAQTNAQDFGYVVFVQEGCKYCDAQLQILKKAVLDGIAVKVVDIARQPQVAAQFGIETTPTIILVERSSGKHLPIASGVTALDDIYKRTQRAIRLLRGESPETYGAYDFQKGTSLDPTVPSPLWKKKEK; encoded by the coding sequence ATGGTAAGAATTCTGTTAACGATAATTACAGTTTTAATGCTCTATGTCCCTGTTCTTGCTCAGGACAATAACGCTAAAGAAGCACAGAAAAACAGTAATGACAGTGAGACAGATGCAAAGCAGAGCACATTTTATGATAAATCCCAAAAGCCAGGCTGGTGGTGGTATAAAGATTTTAAAAAAGAAAAACCCGAACAACAGCCCAAACAAGAGTCTAATCAGACAACTAAAGAACAACAGCCAGAGCAAAAGAGACAACAGCCAGAGTATAAACCTCTTAAAGAATACACATACGAGGAGCTTCTCTACATGCATCCTGATGAGTTTGCAAAACTCTATGACTACTATCTTAAAAAAGCTGTTCAGAAGCCCACTGAGGAGTCTGTGTATGAATTCTACAACATACAGGATGTAGCCCGAAAGAAGGCTTTATTATTTGCCAATATATCAGGTTTTGTGTGGCAGAAATATCCCGAGCTTACAACAGAAAGGGATGTTCCAATAGTTGGTCCTGGAATTACCCAGAAAGCAGAGATGATAAAGGAAGAAGTAAGACAGTATGCACAGACAAATGCTCAGGATTTTGGATATGTAGTTTTTGTACAGGAAGGGTGTAAATACTGTGATGCACAGCTACAAATTCTCAAAAAAGCAGTGCTGGATGGAATCGCAGTAAAGGTTGTTGATATAGCAAGACAGCCTCAGGTTGCAGCCCAGTTTGGGATTGAAACCACTCCAACGATAATTTTAGTTGAAAGAAGCTCTGGAAAGCATCTTCCAATTGCATCTGGGGTTACTGCATTAGATGACATATATAAAAGAACACAAAGAGCAATAAGGCTTCTTAGAGGAGAATCCCCTGAAACATATGGAGCCTATGATTTTCAAAAAGGGACAAGTCTTGATCCAACTGTCCCATCTCCTCTGTGGAAGAAGAAAGAAAAATAA
- a CDS encoding S26 family signal peptidase, with amino-acid sequence MKRYLLKQLALIRRGISKVTSSKKRLAYFIITFGILAFIGSIIPSFIVISYGGSINHHVLWKVSRDPLLNDYISIATSPSDPFAKGATITKQVVCTPGMKLTVTKNKEYYCDGQFIGKAKDKSKTGKEVENYTPCINRNQEACEIIIPDGCYFAVGHSPDSYDSRYIGLIKKEDIVAVSVPVW; translated from the coding sequence GTGAAGAGATACCTATTAAAACAACTGGCTTTAATAAGAAGAGGCATAAGTAAAGTAACCTCAAGTAAAAAAAGGCTTGCTTATTTTATCATTACATTTGGAATTTTAGCATTTATAGGAAGCATAATTCCTTCTTTTATAGTTATAAGCTATGGGGGAAGCATAAACCATCATGTATTGTGGAAAGTAAGCAGAGATCCTCTTTTAAATGACTACATAAGCATTGCAACCTCACCTTCAGATCCATTTGCAAAGGGAGCTACGATAACAAAGCAGGTTGTCTGCACTCCTGGAATGAAGCTTACGGTTACAAAAAACAAAGAATACTACTGTGATGGGCAATTTATAGGAAAAGCAAAAGATAAGTCAAAAACAGGAAAAGAAGTGGAAAACTATACTCCCTGTATTAACAGAAACCAGGAAGCGTGTGAAATTATAATCCCTGATGGCTGTTACTTTGCGGTTGGACACAGTCCTGACAGTTATGACTCCAGATACATTGGTTTAATTAAAAAAGAAGATATAGTGGCGGTGTCAGTTCCCGTATGGTAA
- a CDS encoding DsbC family protein — protein sequence MKKQTVFLLISMVVLLAVSFVYAGEKPKPKAKTDEMASVKNWIAQTFPNMKTEEVSKSPIPGVYEIVGENGQIMYVHPGAKPKEGYLIFGEIWTTQGVSLTGKKREELMLAKLKDIPVKNAVKFGTGKKVVYAFTDPDCPYCRQAHQQLKEFSDKVTVYNIFIPFHQGADKKSMYVICSLDPTKALNELMSGALDRQEINLSDECIKKAKPIIDENMEYARKIGLRGTPLFYVDGKAYFGAQQIKQIVEGQ from the coding sequence ATGAAAAAACAAACTGTATTTTTATTAATCAGCATGGTTGTTTTACTGGCAGTTTCATTTGTTTATGCAGGGGAGAAACCAAAACCAAAGGCAAAAACAGATGAAATGGCAAGCGTAAAAAACTGGATTGCACAGACATTTCCAAACATGAAGACCGAAGAAGTATCAAAATCACCAATTCCTGGAGTTTATGAGATTGTAGGAGAAAACGGTCAGATAATGTATGTACATCCAGGAGCAAAGCCCAAAGAAGGGTATCTCATATTTGGAGAAATATGGACAACACAGGGGGTATCTCTTACAGGAAAGAAAAGAGAAGAACTTATGCTGGCAAAATTAAAAGATATCCCTGTTAAAAATGCTGTAAAATTCGGTACAGGTAAAAAAGTAGTTTATGCATTCACTGATCCAGACTGCCCGTATTGTAGACAGGCACACCAGCAGCTTAAAGAATTCAGTGATAAAGTAACAGTTTACAACATTTTTATTCCTTTTCATCAGGGGGCAGACAAAAAATCCATGTATGTAATTTGTAGCCTCGATCCCACAAAAGCTTTAAATGAATTAATGAGTGGTGCTCTAGACAGACAAGAAATAAACCTTTCTGATGAATGCATTAAAAAAGCTAAACCTATTATTGATGAAAACATGGAGTATGCAAGAAAAATAGGACTTAGAGGTACTCCTCTTTTTTATGTAGATGGGAAAGCATATTTTGGAGCCCAACAGATAAAACAAATAGTTGAAGGGCAGTAA
- a CDS encoding HD-GYP domain-containing protein: MKIYWICLQNTFKNRESSVSQGIEPIFAYPDEGQPCSTVVEAKSLTAEVLSIAQRIRGIIFIEGCEVSSLPLSWVKELARLGLCFFWDINDLILYFKFLDRLNRGCPIDRLTFEIDRGGHSLRTSELAVRIAKEIGFDEDAVKLLKVSAVYHDIGKICIPQSLLHSTKWFNDIEREFVKAHAIWGAYLISKLNLLDEVKYLAGSLSYSHHERLDGSGYPEGKKADEINLSTRIIMVADVYEALRSSRSYRSQCDRDLAVSYLKAKQNLFDKKIVQVLDSLIESKALEWL, from the coding sequence ATGAAAATTTACTGGATATGTTTACAAAATACGTTTAAAAACAGAGAGTCCTCTGTTTCACAAGGCATAGAGCCTATTTTTGCTTATCCAGATGAAGGGCAGCCTTGCTCTACCGTTGTTGAAGCAAAAAGTTTAACCGCTGAAGTTTTATCTATTGCCCAACGCATAAGAGGAATAATTTTTATTGAAGGATGTGAGGTTTCTTCGCTGCCGCTTTCATGGGTAAAGGAGCTTGCCAGGCTGGGGTTATGTTTTTTCTGGGATATAAATGATTTAATCCTGTATTTTAAATTTCTCGACAGATTAAACCGTGGATGCCCCATTGACAGATTAACTTTTGAGATTGACAGAGGTGGGCATTCTCTCAGGACTTCAGAGCTGGCTGTAAGAATAGCAAAAGAGATTGGCTTTGATGAAGATGCAGTAAAGCTTCTTAAAGTTTCAGCCGTTTATCATGATATTGGGAAAATCTGCATCCCTCAAAGCCTGCTTCATTCCACCAAATGGTTTAATGATATTGAAAGAGAATTTGTTAAAGCACATGCCATCTGGGGAGCTTATCTTATTTCAAAGCTAAATCTCCTCGATGAGGTTAAATATCTTGCAGGCAGCCTTTCGTATTCTCATCATGAAAGGCTTGATGGTTCAGGATATCCAGAAGGTAAAAAAGCAGATGAGATAAATCTCTCTACAAGGATAATTATGGTGGCAGATGTATATGAGGCATTAAGAAGCAGTCGCTCCTACAGATCTCAATGCGACAGAGACCTTGCTGTAAGCTACTTAAAAGCCAAACAAAATCTGTTTGACAAAAAAATTGTGCAGGTTCTTGATTCCCTCATAGAGAGCAAGGCTCTAGAGTGGTTGTAG
- a CDS encoding ParM/StbA family protein: MRVLGFDVGFGHTKIFSDGIKEKFPTQIAYAPQDQSVELEKVNVAGTEYVIGRDAKYSQFRIEIPSAVELIRYAPIILRYVYVKCGEFEKVVTGLPPNCRGYVQSLIESIKSVTNADIMVLPQGVGILYDVAEKVADEAVIIDIGYNTVDCIVAEKVNDTWKKKIARTLENFGTMKAVELMRDVLPGSFSMLKNWSASRLLETFEKGFLHIDGERVDVTPYKKEATVRYSEVLLSKIRQELKDSYRDIASVVVAGGGAYCIDRKQFGSNVLIPEEPEFSQARGYYRAGTNDN, encoded by the coding sequence ATGCGTGTTTTGGGTTTTGATGTAGGGTTTGGACATACTAAGATTTTTTCTGATGGCATCAAAGAGAAGTTTCCAACGCAGATAGCCTACGCTCCTCAGGATCAGAGTGTGGAACTTGAAAAGGTTAATGTGGCAGGAACTGAATACGTTATTGGAAGAGATGCGAAATATTCTCAATTCAGAATTGAGATTCCGTCTGCAGTGGAGCTTATAAGATATGCTCCTATTATTCTACGCTACGTATATGTAAAGTGCGGAGAGTTTGAAAAAGTGGTTACAGGGCTTCCGCCTAACTGTCGCGGCTATGTTCAGTCACTGATTGAAAGCATTAAAAGCGTTACAAATGCTGATATTATGGTACTTCCTCAGGGAGTGGGAATACTTTATGATGTAGCTGAGAAAGTTGCAGATGAAGCAGTGATAATTGACATTGGATACAATACAGTTGACTGCATAGTGGCTGAGAAAGTCAATGACACATGGAAGAAAAAGATTGCCAGGACACTTGAGAACTTTGGAACCATGAAAGCGGTTGAACTCATGCGGGATGTCCTGCCAGGAAGTTTTTCCATGCTCAAAAACTGGTCAGCATCAAGACTTCTTGAAACATTTGAAAAAGGGTTCTTACACATTGACGGAGAGAGGGTTGATGTTACGCCTTACAAGAAAGAAGCCACAGTCAGGTACTCTGAAGTGCTCTTAAGCAAGATAAGGCAGGAATTGAAGGATTCTTACAGAGACATTGCCAGTGTGGTAGTGGCCGGGGGAGGAGCATACTGTATTGACAGAAAACAGTTTGGATCGAATGTTTTAATTCCAGAAGAGCCTGAATTTTCGCAGGCAAGAGGCTACTATCGTGCAGGAACGAACGATAATTAA
- a CDS encoding phosphoadenosine phosphosulfate reductase family protein: MLFLREKINEAISFIREHEPEEGYSVKFSGGKDSIVTLDLVKQAGVKYVAYYNYTSIDPPEVTRFILKHYPHVKWLRPGRNFFKWVERIGPPTKVRRWCCSKLKHRIHTKLSKCVILGVRAEESYRRARRSMVNKNAESCTTDYYPIFNFNEAEVWEYIEHRGLEYPSLYDEGFSRIGCVICPFVCRPGMIETHKNRWPEMYRLFERSVQKYYLSKQDWYRENGVYSAEQLLASWYSSELSTKVEEEEGSLSLF; the protein is encoded by the coding sequence ATGCTTTTTCTAAGAGAAAAAATAAATGAAGCAATTTCTTTCATCAGGGAGCATGAGCCTGAAGAGGGTTATTCTGTTAAATTCTCAGGCGGTAAGGACAGCATAGTAACGCTTGATCTGGTAAAACAGGCAGGAGTTAAGTACGTGGCTTACTACAACTACACCTCAATAGATCCTCCAGAGGTAACCAGATTTATTCTTAAACACTATCCTCATGTTAAGTGGCTCAGGCCCGGCAGAAACTTTTTTAAATGGGTAGAACGCATAGGTCCGCCTACAAAAGTGCGGAGGTGGTGTTGTTCAAAGCTCAAGCACCGAATTCATACAAAACTGTCAAAGTGCGTGATTCTTGGGGTGAGAGCTGAGGAATCTTACAGGAGAGCCAGAAGAAGCATGGTAAACAAAAATGCCGAATCCTGCACCACAGACTACTATCCCATTTTCAACTTCAACGAGGCAGAAGTGTGGGAGTACATAGAGCATAGAGGGCTTGAGTATCCATCGCTTTATGATGAGGGATTCAGCAGGATTGGATGTGTTATATGTCCATTTGTGTGCAGACCGGGCATGATTGAGACTCACAAAAACAGGTGGCCTGAAATGTACCGTTTATTTGAGAGATCGGTGCAGAAGTATTATCTGTCAAAGCAGGACTGGTACCGTGAAAACGGAGTTTACTCAGCAGAGCAGCTGCTTGCCTCATGGTACAGCAGCGAGTTATCAACAAAGGTTGAAGAAGAGGAAGGCAGTTTAAGTCTGTTTTAA
- a CDS encoding HU family DNA-binding protein: MTKTEFILEVSKKSGISRKDAERAVNSAIAIVSDLARNGEELRIPRFGTFRVVMRNARVARNPKTGQPVKVPPKKALKFVPSLELRSL, from the coding sequence TTGACCAAGACAGAATTTATACTAGAGGTTTCAAAGAAAAGCGGCATCAGCCGGAAAGATGCGGAGAGAGCTGTTAATTCAGCGATAGCCATAGTTTCTGATCTTGCCAGAAATGGAGAGGAATTGAGAATTCCGCGATTTGGCACTTTCAGGGTAGTCATGAGAAATGCAAGGGTTGCCAGGAATCCAAAAACAGGGCAGCCTGTTAAAGTTCCGCCAAAGAAGGCGCTCAAGTTCGTGCCGTCTTTAGAGCTGAGATCTCTTTAA
- a CDS encoding DNA topoisomerase 3, whose amino-acid sequence MKLLLLTEKPSVAVDFANALGAKNRRDGYIEGDNHVITWAYGHLCALKPPEEYNPEWKKWDIAHLPIIPEQFQYRVIQSAAKQFKIIKELIHRSDVSAIVNCGDAGREGELIQRLILKLAKNKKPVYRFWTSEALTADVIRRGMQNLKPEKEFDRLYQSALARQWADWLVGINATRAVTVKSGKGELFSIGRVQTAVLALVVQRQEEIKNFKPVTYYNVNAEFSGRSDAFKGIYFKKIHSSENKEADEKDDIQGLNSMYALAEKNTAEAIAEEVNGKEGIIEKVVSKVSAEKPPELFSLTTLQQEANRMFSFPADKTLDIAQSLYEKKLLSYPRTESRHLDPGYVPHVKKILHLLVQTPVKFSLNRCNVDPSSKRVFDASKLTDHHALIPQGIPTGQLSQDEFRIYELVLRRFISAFYPDCKFKNTSVYIKVQNHNFIARGKTLIDAGWREVYGGLKGDVILPVLKEQEKVLVKSAEAVTKQTQPPPRYTDASLLEVMANAHKVVTDQSLKKILRENAGIGTPATRAGILSALKDRHYLIKDGKNFTPSEKAIFLIKNLLRDEKVASPEYTALWEQELDRIARGEVKDISSFLNSIKSYVHHFVEKIKNAEVSYQGSRSFTGKSGFKKFATVKAGHKKSSWSKRSSNSGRAGAGNRKKTERG is encoded by the coding sequence ATGAAACTTTTACTTTTAACAGAAAAGCCTTCAGTGGCAGTAGATTTTGCAAATGCACTGGGAGCTAAAAACCGCAGGGATGGATACATTGAAGGAGACAATCACGTAATAACCTGGGCATACGGGCATCTCTGTGCACTAAAACCTCCTGAAGAGTACAACCCTGAGTGGAAAAAGTGGGATATAGCCCATCTTCCAATCATCCCTGAACAGTTTCAGTACAGGGTCATTCAGTCAGCCGCAAAGCAGTTCAAAATCATCAAAGAGCTGATACACCGAAGTGACGTGTCAGCCATAGTCAACTGTGGTGATGCCGGAAGAGAGGGAGAACTAATTCAGAGGCTGATTTTAAAGCTTGCTAAAAACAAAAAGCCAGTTTATAGATTCTGGACATCAGAGGCGCTAACTGCGGATGTTATCAGGCGAGGCATGCAGAATTTAAAGCCAGAGAAAGAGTTTGACAGGCTTTATCAATCTGCGCTTGCAAGACAATGGGCTGACTGGCTGGTGGGGATAAATGCAACAAGAGCAGTCACTGTAAAAAGCGGTAAAGGAGAACTGTTCAGCATTGGCAGGGTTCAGACAGCGGTACTTGCTCTTGTGGTTCAGAGACAAGAAGAGATAAAAAATTTTAAACCTGTGACTTACTACAATGTAAACGCAGAGTTTTCAGGGAGGTCAGATGCATTCAAGGGAATCTACTTTAAAAAAATTCACAGCAGTGAGAACAAAGAAGCAGATGAAAAGGATGATATTCAGGGACTTAATTCCATGTATGCACTTGCTGAAAAAAATACAGCAGAGGCAATTGCTGAAGAAGTCAATGGCAAGGAGGGCATCATCGAGAAAGTCGTAAGCAAAGTTTCAGCTGAGAAACCGCCAGAGCTTTTCTCTCTCACCACTCTTCAGCAGGAAGCAAACAGAATGTTTTCTTTTCCAGCTGATAAAACGCTTGACATTGCACAATCCCTCTATGAAAAGAAACTGCTTTCATATCCAAGAACAGAATCCAGACATCTTGATCCCGGTTATGTGCCTCATGTAAAAAAGATCCTCCATCTGCTCGTTCAAACTCCTGTAAAGTTCAGTTTGAACAGGTGCAACGTGGATCCATCCAGTAAAAGAGTGTTTGATGCATCAAAGCTCACAGATCACCATGCTCTTATCCCTCAGGGCATACCGACAGGGCAGCTCTCTCAGGATGAATTCAGGATATACGAACTTGTTCTCAGGAGATTCATATCAGCCTTCTATCCGGACTGCAAATTCAAGAACACCTCGGTTTACATTAAAGTTCAGAATCACAACTTTATTGCAAGGGGCAAAACGCTGATAGACGCGGGATGGAGAGAAGTTTACGGCGGGCTAAAGGGCGATGTGATACTGCCTGTGCTTAAGGAACAGGAAAAGGTTTTAGTTAAGAGTGCTGAGGCGGTTACAAAACAAACGCAGCCACCACCCAGATACACCGATGCTTCCCTTCTTGAGGTTATGGCAAATGCTCACAAAGTTGTAACCGATCAAAGCCTGAAGAAAATCCTCAGGGAAAATGCGGGGATTGGAACACCTGCAACAAGAGCGGGAATACTTTCTGCACTTAAGGACAGGCACTACCTGATAAAAGATGGCAAAAATTTCACGCCATCAGAGAAAGCCATATTTCTCATAAAAAATCTTTTAAGGGATGAGAAAGTTGCATCCCCGGAGTACACGGCATTGTGGGAGCAAGAACTTGACAGGATAGCAAGAGGAGAAGTCAAGGACATAAGCTCATTTCTTAACAGTATTAAGAGCTATGTGCATCACTTCGTTGAAAAAATTAAAAATGCAGAGGTTTCATATCAGGGTAGTCGCAGTTTTACAGGTAAATCAGGATTTAAAAAGTTTGCCACTGTCAAAGCAGGACATAAAAAATCATCATGGAGTAAAAGATCGTCTAACTCTGGCAGAGCCGGAGCGGGCAACAGAAAAAAGACAGAAAGGGGGTGA
- a CDS encoding ImmA/IrrE family metallo-endopeptidase, with translation MAGTVKLPDAESVKTVARKLLKDLGINEPPVDLIQVARHLNAEIVLSDELPEEVHGTVVPVKSGSFLILVNVFICEARRNFTIAHELAHIALRHHRIAKVLTSTANISPSKDVEKKIERLADAFASELLMPKHWVRKYVNAYGTDVKELAEIFMVSHEAMRIRLKELKLIP, from the coding sequence GTGGCAGGGACAGTAAAACTTCCTGATGCAGAAAGTGTTAAAACTGTTGCGAGAAAACTGCTTAAAGATCTCGGAATTAATGAGCCACCGGTTGATCTTATACAGGTGGCCAGGCATCTGAATGCTGAAATTGTCCTGTCCGATGAACTGCCTGAAGAAGTGCACGGCACTGTTGTCCCTGTAAAGTCAGGGAGTTTTTTAATTCTTGTTAATGTTTTTATTTGTGAAGCCAGAAGAAACTTTACAATAGCCCATGAGCTTGCCCACATTGCCTTAAGGCACCACAGGATTGCAAAAGTTTTAACGTCTACTGCAAACATCAGTCCTAGCAAGGATGTTGAGAAAAAAATTGAACGGCTTGCAGATGCTTTTGCAAGTGAACTGCTGATGCCAAAGCACTGGGTTAGAAAGTATGTCAATGCATACGGCACAGATGTTAAGGAACTTGCTGAGATATTCATGGTTTCACATGAAGCCATGAGAATAAGGCTTAAAGAACTCAAACTTATCCCGTGA
- a CDS encoding helix-turn-helix domain-containing protein, with the protein MTPEEKLGKLIRQRREEKGWMLQELCDKVGMNYVHISYIEKGIRVPSEEAIKKIAEVLARDKKDEEELRTQLLFLLAQIKAPKEIRNKLKLKQQEDSHFPISMPSEFIRQLRQDLKDNDIVLLEKHGISRDMIRQVFVGQAALSRADVIKIAKILNKDVTDYLVKAQYIPDELRELLDNKTLLMQLFRSLKQIPPESMDKTIKAIEAILNAVLASNMKGSSGRDSKTS; encoded by the coding sequence GTGACGCCAGAGGAAAAACTTGGAAAGCTGATAAGGCAGAGGAGAGAAGAAAAAGGCTGGATGCTTCAAGAACTTTGTGATAAGGTAGGCATGAACTACGTCCACATTTCTTATATCGAAAAGGGAATCAGGGTTCCCTCTGAAGAGGCTATTAAAAAGATTGCAGAGGTTCTGGCCAGAGACAAGAAGGATGAAGAGGAGCTGAGAACCCAGCTTTTATTTCTGCTTGCTCAGATCAAAGCTCCAAAGGAAATAAGAAATAAGCTGAAACTCAAACAACAAGAGGACTCTCATTTCCCGATTTCAATGCCATCTGAGTTTATAAGGCAGCTGAGGCAGGATTTAAAGGATAATGATATTGTACTTCTTGAAAAACATGGGATTTCACGGGATATGATTCGTCAGGTGTTTGTAGGACAGGCAGCGTTAAGCAGGGCAGATGTTATAAAAATCGCAAAAATTTTAAACAAGGACGTCACCGATTACCTTGTTAAAGCTCAATATATTCCGGATGAGTTAAGAGAACTGCTGGATAATAAGACTCTCTTAATGCAGCTTTTTAGGTCTCTTAAGCAGATTCCTCCTGAAAGCATGGATAAAACCATAAAAGCGATAGAGGCCATATTAAACGCTGTTTTAGCCTCTAATATGAAGGGCAGCAGTGGCAGGGACAGTAAAACTTCCTGA
- a CDS encoding sigma-70 family RNA polymerase sigma factor: MQLILDETITEEQCSEIQDMIKTDCKVQKFLRQSRFYISGLEYKDLEHEAFCTAMEVLHECRDLFCCSECNNIRSCEIFKTNFKTRLVRTINRLKDIPRRYGMISYSEASDGENDEFATYTRKDYDINELSPDTPVEILIHEEEKEQEEKGLEIKKQLTAGILAVMPKKERTIWELYLAGVHPSEIADRLGYKKPQGVYVILRRSVNKVKIKKYQ; the protein is encoded by the coding sequence ATGCAGCTAATTTTAGACGAAACAATAACTGAAGAGCAGTGTTCAGAAATTCAGGACATGATCAAAACAGACTGCAAAGTCCAGAAATTTCTCAGGCAGTCAAGATTCTATATCTCAGGGCTTGAATACAAAGACCTGGAGCATGAAGCATTCTGCACAGCGATGGAGGTCTTACATGAGTGCAGAGATCTTTTTTGCTGTTCTGAATGTAACAACATACGTAGTTGTGAAATTTTTAAAACAAATTTCAAAACTAGATTAGTAAGAACAATAAACAGGTTAAAGGACATTCCCCGCAGATACGGGATGATCAGCTACTCTGAGGCATCAGATGGAGAAAACGATGAGTTTGCCACCTACACAAGGAAAGACTACGATATCAATGAACTATCACCTGATACTCCAGTTGAAATTTTGATTCACGAAGAAGAAAAAGAACAAGAGGAAAAAGGACTCGAGATAAAAAAACAGCTCACAGCTGGCATACTTGCAGTGATGCCCAAAAAAGAGAGGACAATCTGGGAACTATACCTTGCCGGAGTTCATCCTTCTGAGATAGCAGATAGACTTGGATACAAGAAGCCGCAGGGAGTTTATGTAATCCTCAGAAGAAGTGTAAATAAAGTAAAAATCAAAAAATACCAGTGA
- a CDS encoding single-stranded DNA-binding protein — protein sequence MVSYNRIILIGNLTRNPELRYTPSGLAVATVTIAVNTRYRQGEEVKEETLFIDAIVFGRQAENCLQYLEKGNPVLIEGRLRERRWDYEGQKRSKFEVIASGVKFLSTAAAKKKNGGTQSESEPAVDEVEASSDYPDCDPF from the coding sequence ATGGTAAGCTACAACAGAATCATCCTTATAGGGAATTTAACAAGAAACCCTGAACTCAGGTATACTCCGTCAGGGCTTGCGGTTGCTACTGTGACAATAGCTGTAAACACAAGATACCGCCAGGGCGAAGAAGTAAAAGAGGAGACTCTCTTTATTGATGCAATAGTATTTGGAAGACAGGCTGAAAACTGTCTTCAGTATCTGGAAAAAGGGAATCCTGTTCTCATTGAGGGACGTCTTCGCGAGAGAAGATGGGACTATGAGGGTCAAAAAAGAAGCAAATTCGAAGTGATAGCAAGCGGAGTTAAATTTCTGTCAACCGCTGCCGCTAAAAAGAAAAACGGCGGCACACAATCTGAAAGCGAACCTGCTGTTGATGAAGTTGAGGCTTCCTCTGATTATCCGGATTGCGATCCGTTCTAG
- a CDS encoding VRR-NUC domain-containing protein: MPLCLLDKNIRKQRRKSVKKPEAMLVSSCMEYLSIRGAQVIRNNTGLLFIKDKNGKSRAIKTGSPGSPDLIAFLPEGRVLCIECKSKKGKLSDLQKAFIEKMRKNKHEVVVIRSLEDLMEVV; encoded by the coding sequence ATGCCGCTGTGCTTGCTTGACAAAAACATCCGCAAACAGAGAAGAAAAAGCGTCAAAAAACCAGAAGCCATGCTGGTTTCATCCTGCATGGAGTACCTGTCCATTAGGGGAGCTCAGGTAATAAGAAACAACACCGGATTGCTGTTTATTAAGGATAAAAACGGTAAATCAAGGGCTATAAAAACAGGAAGTCCTGGCTCCCCTGACTTAATAGCTTTTTTGCCAGAAGGCAGGGTTCTCTGTATAGAATGTAAAAGCAAAAAAGGCAAGCTTTCAGATTTACAAAAAGCTTTCATTGAAAAGATGAGAAAAAATAAACACGAGGTAGTAGTTATTCGAAGCCTTGAAGATTTAATGGAGGTGGTTTAG
- a CDS encoding lytic transglycosylase domain-containing protein has protein sequence MIKNILFVVLTIVCCFAQIGLAEASNFSSTVEQCMIKASEYYQVNPLVLWGIAKVESNFNPYAVNKNKNGSYDMGIMQINSAWIPALKKFGLYDAKKIWDPCYNVHVGAWVLSQCIKQHGNTWKAIGCYNATSNPKRIKYAWKVYNAIKNYIQVDYKQTEQGRQ, from the coding sequence GTGATAAAAAACATTTTGTTTGTTGTCCTGACCATAGTATGTTGTTTTGCTCAAATAGGTCTTGCTGAAGCCTCTAATTTTAGTAGTACAGTGGAGCAGTGCATGATTAAAGCATCTGAATACTATCAAGTAAATCCTCTGGTTTTATGGGGCATAGCAAAAGTGGAAAGCAACTTTAACCCTTATGCTGTAAACAAAAACAAAAATGGTTCATATGACATGGGAATAATGCAGATTAACTCTGCGTGGATACCTGCTTTAAAAAAGTTTGGACTTTACGATGCAAAGAAAATATGGGATCCTTGCTACAACGTTCATGTGGGAGCGTGGGTGTTAAGCCAGTGCATTAAGCAACACGGAAACACATGGAAGGCTATTGGCTGCTACAATGCTACATCCAATCCCAAAAGAATAAAGTATGCCTGGAAGGTTTACAACGCTATAAAAAACTATATCCAGGTGGACTACAAACAGACCGAGCAAGGGAGGCAGTAA